GCTCTATTGGCCTCTTCCCACTCACCAACTCCATTAGCACAACTCCAAAGCTATAGACATCACACTTCTCATTCACTTTGTATGTGTATCCATATTCTGCAGAGTTAAATGTAAATGAAATTAACAAACAAAAcccataatttattttctaatgaagaagaaaatagaaatatCAGAGATGTAATTTGCTTACCAGGAGCTATGTAACCATGGGTGCCAGCAATCACATGGGTGGAGTCTTTGCCTCCATTGGCTTGAACAATCTTGGCTAGTCCAAAATCAGCAATCCTAGGCttcaaaaactcatccaacaaaATGTTACTGGACTTCACATCTCTGTGAATTATCGGTCGGTCGCATCCGTGATGCAGATACTCAAGTCCCTTGGCTGCTCCGACGGCGATCTCATACCTAGTCTCCCAGTCCAGCTTCATCTTTCTTGTAGTATGCAGACTATCCCATAAGCTTCCATTAGGCATGTACTCATAAACCAACAGGCTAGAGTCCTCACTGGTTATGCTACAAAACAGCTTCACCACATTGACATGTCTTATTGAGCTCAACGTCTGCACTTCTGCATCAAATTCTGTAGATTTTCCTCCCCTTTTAGCAAGCATCGGTGCGGTGCTCCACCCCTTTTTCCGGCCACCGAAATCTGTATTCCAGATATGTTTCACTGCAAGATCTTTACCATTGGCAAGTGCTACTTTGTAAACGTTTCCTGACCCTCCTTTTCCGATTAGATTCTCTTCCTTTATGGAATCAAGAATCTCATCCTCACCGAAGCTTAACACATGGAAGGACTTTACATCCCAAGATTCTTCCTTCAATGAACGTTCATGatccttttctttcttctttaagTACAAGAAGTATACAAGTGAGAGAACCAAGAGTGCTGCTCCTACGCCAAAGCAAGCAATAAGCGTACGGATATCTCTGGACATTCCGGCTTCCGGCTTGCATCGCTGAAAAGTGCTCACTGTTTGGCTGCAGAGGCCAGAATTTCCGCCAAAGCTTCCGTTGTATGCTTCAATTGACAGAGATTGAGGTATGCGACCAGTTAATCTATTGTGGCTTAGATCAAGGAGGCTTAGTCTCAATGACGACAAGGTGTTTGGGATTTGACCTGAGAGTTGATTCTCTGATAAATTCAGAGAATTTAGAGTCGGGAGAAATCCTAATGATGATGGGATTTGATTGGAAAGCAAATTATGAGCTATGTTTAGATCGCTGAGGGAATCACAAGAGCCTAGTGATTCTGGAATTGAACCAGAGAGCAAGTTGTTCTCCAAATGAAGGCTGCTTAGTCGCTTAAGTTCTCCGATTGTCTCCGGTATCTTCCCGGAAAATTTATTGTCGTTTAACTTTATTGAAAACAACGATGTAGCTCTCGAAATCTCCTCTGGCAATTCACCGGATAATCGGTTGTTTCCCAAGAACAACTGTACAAGATTCTTGGCGTTCCTAATATCAGAAGTCACCGGGCCTTCAAAGTGATTAAACTCGATATCGATTATGTTCACGTTGGGCAATCCCCAAATTCCAGCCGGAATACTGCCCGAAAGCGAGTTTTTACTGACTCTGAATCTCTTTAACGTAGTACAACTCGCATAGCTGGCCGGAATTTCCCCAGTAAAATTGTTTTGGAGCATGAGAAGCGCATCCATGGTTCCCTGCTTGCACATATCCGGTGGAATCAGACCTGTCAAGTAATTCTCCGACACATCGATGAAAATAAAATTGGCCCAAGACCCAAGCTGCGGAGGGAGAGGGCCGGTCAACTTGTTCCCGTACAGAGAAAGATTTACGAGTTTCTTGAACTGCCCAAACTCCATAGGTATTTCACCAGAAAGCTCGTTTTCGTATAGCTGCAGAGTTACCAGGTTACTCAAGGATCTCAATTCAGATAAACCGCCTTCCAGATAGTTCATAGATGCATCGAATTTCTCCAGTTTTGTTAGGTTTCCGATTTGAGCAGGTAGTTTTCCGGTCAAGCTGTTGTTGTAGAGCTCCAGCTGCCAGAGATTCTTGAGCATTCCTATCTGGGGAGGAATCTCTCCGGATATATTATTATCAGAAAGTTCCAAGTTTATAAGCTCGGAAAGATCTCCAATTTCCTGTGGAATCTTGCCGCCGATGCTGCAATTCGATAAGTAAAGACAATTGAGCTTTGTTAGCTTAACAATCTCCGATGGAAATGGAGTTGTATCAAAAGGATTGTCTCCTAAACTCAGAGTGACAAGACCTGTGATATTTTCCAGTGATTTCCACGGAAAAACACCCGAGAACATACTCCAGTTCAAGAACAAGTGCTGTAATTGATTCAAAGAAGAAAATTTTGGAAAAGGACCGTTGAAAGGATTGTTTCCCAGATCAAGATATTTCAAATTTGTGCACTTATTCAAGTCATCTGAGATACTCCCCGACAGAGAATTGAAACCAAGCGAGAGCTTTTCCAAGGATGGAAGCTTGCATATGGAATCAAAAGGAACAAACCCAACTAAGTTCTGATTCGAGAGTTCAATCTCTGTAACTGAATTAACTGAATTGCAGGTGATTCCAGTAAAGTTACAGATGAAATCCCTTGAATTCCATGAATTGAAAACATCAGTATTTGACTTGTGAAATGCGGTTTTGAGGTTGAGTAGAATTTGAAGTTCGTCGGATTGTGATTTGAGGGCAGAGAATAGGCAGAGAAAACAGAAGAGGACGAGACAGGAAGAGGCCGTTGACATGTCGGCCAGTGAAGTGGAAGAAGAGGATATTTAGTTTGAGGTGTATTaatcagagaagaagaagcagaagaagaagaagaagaatggaagcaagagAGCGATGCATTGCCATTTTAACCAAGGCGGCAGGCCACAGCGATCGGCTACTGTGATTGCTTACGGTAGCTTTTTAAGTGCTATTTCCCTTCAGTTCCAACGGTAATTAGCTTACGGTTTTTTTATCGATTCTTTCCTTGAAATTAAAGAATGTTTATGGTACAAGCGCAGCTTTTTATCttccataaaattaaaaaataacaataaataaataaataaaaatatactcgtattaagaaaattttataattaatagagagaataattaataaaagaatttagtattttttaacttataaatttttatttttaaaaatataagattatctacaaattttatataaatttatttaaattttttcaaccATGTTAAACGGAGAGTTGAAGAACAGTATGGTCCACACCTGGATTCAATGAATACAAAAGTCAGGGGTGTTTTCCCCTCGCTTTCAACTGGGTCAGCATTTGTTTGACTGAGGTAAGATGTGGTAGAAATGGAATCCAAGTGTCAAAAGGTATGGTCCAATTAAGGACCCGTGATGACTCGCTTTTTATTCTAAACCAAGTCCATCTGCGGCTAACCTGAATAATACAGTCCGTAGCAAGCGTTTTCTCATTGATTATTGGAGAGAAATCGCTCGACGAAATGCTCCACCGACATGTTATTGCGCCGCGAAGAGGGAAATGTCACTAAATACCATTTATGCAACCCTATcttgtataataaattaataaaaattaaaggataaattactttttagtatatatataattttaatataatttttaaaagtaaatatttaaatttttttataattaattcatttatataAGAGTTTATTTTATCCATacgataatataattttttttaaatatatttttttataaaatttataaattacttaGATACCatctaaaaatcattaaaattataaatatttttaaaaaatttttaaaatcatcaaatattagaatattttaataaatgaaaattaaaaaataaaaagtgtaagtatttagttaaatataataatttggataaaaatttataaaaatttatgtattttttcatataaaaagaaaataattaaaatatttaaattttaataaatatgaaaaatggaTGCAATTCtaacatattaatatttttaatttaaaaagagactataaaaatatttttatatttttaattgtaaaaagtgaataaaaatattaaaatttacatgtaGTGATTATAGGAGagtttaagtatttaatttaaaaataaaatttgatatattaattataatataagttAAAGATTAATGTGTagtttattcatttaaaaaataataaaaatatttttattattttaataataaaataaataaaaaaaatttttatatacatcGACTAATTATAAagagatttaaatatttaattttaaaaatatataattaatctgttaaatatattaaaatttaaaaattaaaatataatttatttaaaattaaataaataaatataaattaaaattgaatgagtaaatttaaaaagatgGTAACTAAATTAACTAcaacttttttataaaaaggaattactttatataaatatttctattttatttatttattgttccATGTAAATatcttatataatataataattatattctataatttttctaCAAAGAGAGCCAATGTCATACATAGTGATGCTGTGGACTGATAATAATTCAAAATTGAAGGGTTGAATTTTCCAGAAAAATTCActtaaatctaatttattaaataaattcatttaaatttagaatatacTCATATGCATCAAGAATAATTggatttcaaaatttattgataaattttaatggattttaaaattcattattaaatttaaaataaaaatgactgCATTTCTAATTTAAGAAAATCttgcatttaaaataaaatgttacaGTGATAACAACATAttaagatataatttttttttcacttgcatatttattaaattttttcaaatttcaaatctcataGTTTTACAAACAACTcaattattattgaattaaaacaatcaatttttaaaaaaatccataatgtatacaaattaattaattttatatttaatttgactttttaaaaatttttatgtaaatcttATTATTATCCTCTGTGTAGCCGGGCAAGGAAACGAGAAAAAACATTCTTATTTCTCAAACTGCAAATAGCAAATAGCAAATAGCAAAATCCAGGCGTGGAAATAGCTGTTTGTTAGCATTtaagaatttttaatattatcttcAAAGGCAGAGAGGGGACAAGCAGTGGAGCCTCAAAGCCGCCGACGTTGACTTTAAATATGCATCACCGGTTTAAGCAGCACGTGGATAATGTTGTGTAAAGGTTTTGCAAAAATCAAAGAATCTTCACACTGAGGCGCGTGGCATCACCTTCCTGACTCCCTGACAAAAGTCGGTGGTTCGAAGAAGATACGATTCTCAGTGGGGATTGGCCTTctagaaaattaaattgaatgggGAGTGAATTCACGCGCCATGAAGATTTTTATTCTTTATCCTGTGGACTTGGATTAAACAAACGGTTGAGTTTTTAGTGGGCTGCTGATGGGTTTTGTTCGTCGGGTGGGGGGGCTGATTGGTGGACACGTGGTGAAGAATGATTGGTCTctgtaataattatatatttagtcTCAGACGAAAAACAAATAGTTATATATTTAGTGAGTAATCCCGAGACCATACGTGTGTGTCCTTTCAGCTTAGATTGGAACCTGGTCTATTGAACAGCGACTCCTGAAGCATTGTCTAGGTTCAATTTCTCAGACAACAGAATTAATTCATGTGagattcttttttaaaatttttttatattataattcaaattataattataagttGCAAATTATTCAAATACACAATTGAATTCTTTATAGATAAGCTCAAGCTTCTACAAACGTTGTCGTATTGATATTTGACATCTCTAGCTCTAAAATCTTTATATCTTAGCCAAATTTTGAGGATATTTTGTGTTGACCGTTTTGCCAATTTATATTCACAGCTTAAATTATACATTTTTaaggttaaaattaaaaaatcatataagagaataataaaatattatgatattatgatatttagaaaataagatTTACGGTAGTAACGTCTAATAACTTCtctgaaataataaaatattctgatattctgatatttaaaaaatatgatttatGGTAGTGACGTCTAATGGTTTCGCTGTTACAatactatatatttttattacttaaatcCATACGTATGAATATATTAGTCTCTCTTTACGTTAGTCGGTCATTTAATTTCTCTCAGTGCACAAGAAGACAGAGCTGCGAAATAATTTGGcttgtttttttttctcttgtcACATTATTAGACTGAACTTCTTTCAAAAGTGTTCGCTTGTAAAATCTGTCCAGTCTAATTCTTTCCACTGAATTAAGACACACAATATATATTGATTCactttgaaaataatataattaatataaaaaatttgacAGTCAATTATATTttgctattaaaataattatttattttacatttttaattattaccTTATAATCAGAAGAAAATTTGACTTTttgctatttttttatttaaatgtggAGTCCACGTATCTTATACGCAATAATTATACattaaatagataataatttttttattttttagttttgaaaTATAATTTGATGGGAACTATAATTTATTCAGCAGTTGATTAAGGAGAAGAATGAATTATTTGAAGGTAAGTAGACATTAGTGAATGGACGGcactatataaaaataaacaaagtATTTGTCAAAGAAATTGTATTgagttttataattatttatatgtggAATATAGTTGGTGTATTATTACAATATTTTCTTTAGTTTTCTATACTTCTTGTGGGTATTCCATCTTATAATTAAGAATTAAGATTGATGACATATTCCATACAGAgcgaaaaattaatcaaatcgaattaatttaaaattttaatttaatttttttatttattttggttcaattttttattttaaaaattttaattattttaattcgattcgattttaatcataaaaaattaaaagatcgaatcaaatcgattaatgataataatatttttttaataatttagagagattaaattatattaaagtttaaatattctaattaatttttaaaatattaaaaataaagtataaaaaataaaaaatttattaaaaatttaaaccaaatcaaattagactgattcgattcaattctaattaaaatcgatttgatttaatttttatagatattaaaattttaatttttaatttattcagttgaATTTAGGAATGTTGAGTGAAATTTGAATATGTGTACCtattctaattaattattaattgtttataattataatttttacttattacataaagaaattaatttacagataaaaattttgtaattaataaaaattcaaaaagtaaaatattctaaatagcaaaaaaaaaaaaattcaactacTAATTTATGATAGTACTCTAAAAAGTAAAGCTGAGTAGGAGATAGTTGTAACTCATTCGGGATTTGTGCAGAATTTAATTATacagaaattaattttattgataaaaaataaaattttttataattacatcatttttaatttttttagagtaaccaaaattgcaataaaaataaaaaattttaaatttatttataaaatttaaaatcaaaattcccATATCCTTACAAAATTACTAAATTTTCTAATATATtctttacatttattttaaataatagtataaataaattttattattaattaaatcaacaCAATTCAtatatattcttaatttttaacattatattaatttaaaattaaatttatttatataattaataaatattcttaaattttaatgtttgtagatttattgttattattttatgcTGAATTTTTACGAAAAAAATATAGcacgttatatatatatatatatataaatttttagaataaaattaatagataaatatgaattaatttttatcaaaagcaaaataaaccaAATAAATCTGAATTATgtaaaaaaacttataaaagGCAAATTAAACGAATTTcaattgtataaaaaatatgaaaaataaattaaactaatctagattttattaataataataaatataaaatacatagacattaaaataaaaaatcaaaagtattaaaataattttaaaaaataaaaaaatatataattaaaaaatattttataggttAACTAtccatataattaataaatattattaagttTTAATGTTTGTAGGTTTATTGTTATCTTTATTatgatgaaaattttaaatattttatttttttataaataaataattttttattttcataaaaaaaaatatagcattttaaaattatatcaattcAGTATAAGAATACTTTATATATATACCTAATTTTAGGAAAAAATTAATGGATGATAAATAGATgcaaattaattttatcaaaaactcaaaaaataaattaaataaatctggATTgtgtaaaaaaattcaaatcaaattaaatgaatctgaattatgtaaaaaaattcaaaaaataaattatatgatttTAGATTGgaaaaactattaaaataattttaaaataaaaaaaaaactattttcttaTTCTCTCATTCATCatcaagtatatatatatatttatcaaaaaCAGTATCCTCCTCTCCGAATcaaaaatttcacaaaaatttaatttaatttttaaataaaaaatttaatttttttttaaaatattttaaaataaactaaaattatacataatcttataaaaattttaatgaattttttttataaaataaatcatatcaaatgaaaaaataaaataaaaattaattataatgattcattatttttaaataaaataaataaatttaatattttaactcaTACCGTATAGTTTAAAggcaaatttcatttttttaaatcggttttattattattattattattattattggcaATGAAATCTTCAATAAAAGGAGACAAGATTAATCGGTGAGTGCAATGGCATTGCCACCGTTGATAATGCTCATAGAAGCCATCACACCACCAAAAGGCACTTTCATATCCAGCAAACTCCCATAGAGTATTAAATGGGAAAATTagcaaaataaagaaagaagaatCCACTAAATACAAATACAGTCACTCTGGAGATTCACCCAATTATTTAATCTTTGTCCTTTGAAAAACAGACATCACCATTCATCACCTACTTATGTCCAAACCCCCTATTCCACTCTCTCATCTTTGTTTAAAAACTTtatctaataataaaattacatttataAATCAAAATCTCTATACACTATCTGatgttctgaaatttaaaaaataaatttataagagTGTCTCTTATTTTTTAAGGGTGTATCTCAATTTAGTATAAAAGATCACGTATTTCCTCtttatattcttttttctttattctttaatgatttatatctTTCTACGGTGCCACCCATTCCTATTACGTAGTCCTGTATATATAAACGTACTTGCCAATCCATACTCGTCAGACAGTCATTTAATTTCCTTTCGACATGCATGCTGATATGATCAAACATAGTTGAGTCTATTCTCCTATTTTCCGTCACATCACTGGTGCTAAGGTCTCTTCTGATGGGTTTAGACTTTAGGTCAGTCCGATCTGTTTTAATCACATGATAGGTGGTGCGCTAATGAGTTGGCCTGCTTGGTGGTCCCATTGAGTTTTAGGCTTGTTTCTCTTTTTCTGGGTTCAATCTCAATCTGAACACTATAATTCCGGTTTCAGTCCAAATACAAAAACCTGGCcgttatcaataaattttatcgAATTTAACAGTTTTATAATGCTATTTTACTGTTAAAAAAATTAGGAAAAGAAATAACTCCTCACTCCTTCAAaatctttttttctctctccataTGCCAAATAGGAGTACATTGAGCATGGCTTTTTGTAGGGTCCCATTTCTTTTAAGACCCAAATGTATAGTAGTGCAAGGATGTGTCACAACCCATGAATAAGTAgccattataatttatttgtcaTATATTCCACTTTGGTATCAAACAACTTTGACCACCTAATCTTTGAGCTTTTTCCAACTCACGCTTTTCCTTTATTGAAAATTTCATTCTCTAGCTAACTAATTGAGTTTTTGGATCTAGTCTCCTCCTACCCTAGTGCTCACTGAAATACAAGAGCAATGATGATTTTTAATCTTTGATTCGGCCTTTCATCTTCAATATTCacttcattcattcattcatgttACTATTTGTTTAGAAACCCAGTCTAACCTATTTTTtcgcatttattttttaatttaatagcgTTGGTTTAttactaaatattaaaatgagtgattgaatatttttttaaagtgaaattaaaaattaaattatcataaataaaaaaaattaatatagaaCTAATTAGATTCCATCcgaaattttaatcaataatatttgactaaaataaaataatataaacgatagaataaaaattgaaaactcTTATTAAAATTCTCAAAAAATTCAAATGTGTCTCAAAACAGTCAAAGAAATgttattcataataaaaaaaatttaatataaaaaattgtaataaaaatttaaaaaagaatcaaaatgtaaaattgaTTCCTAAACTGTCAAATTTTTGCCAAATTTCGTGATAGTTTATGATTTTcgtcatattttttaaaattgtgcattttaattttttttttttaaaattattgtgatCTCTATCACACGTTgacaacaaaaataaatatgatacaaatttactctaaaatttaaaattaattaattaatatcaaaaatattaattaaaaatactttatttttaatggatTGATTAGACTTAAagcaaaaagggaaaaaaaaatctattagcaGCCCACTGATAGGCATTTTGTGAAATCTAATGATGccaattaatattctttaataaATCAGCATTCAACTGTTTTTGAACATTCTtatatttttcacatttatttGCAATAATTAATGCGGTATTGCTCTCCCCTCTCTTTTTgagttaatttttaaagatcGGTTAAATTATGTTTATTTCTTTAAGATAACTCTTATTCAATACTGTGcttttgtaattattttatgctttaaatatttaattctggATATAATAacactattatattttaaattttaaataattataataaaattattattttaatattattaagacaataatttaattgtaatataaaattattataaaaaaatttaattttttactatctataacaacatattttaataaatagttaaaattataattttaactttattttttatctgttataaaaaataaataaaatataataaagataagtgcaattattttcaattattatgattacgatttaagtatttaaaataataatttataattattgtgTTAAATTCCTTTGTATAATAATgagatatattaaatttttattattattttttcgtttcataatttttatttatttttttaattattttaaaattattttaatttttttaaattataataatatataaatagatttttataattctatttaattttattttatttttaaaaatttttcaaaatatttcatttaatatatttaaaacaagtataattaaaaaaataataaaaaataatatttttatataaaaataaaataaataaaaattataaaataagaaaagtaaTTTACAATCTTGTCTATCTTCTTaacaattattataataaagcaCCAACTAGACTCTATAAAAATTTTTGATTAATATCCTTTAATTAAGacgatataaaaaaaaataatagaataaaaattaaaaaattttaacgaaatattttaaaaattaaaaaagagagttttaaatagttaaaaaaaattatttataataataataaaaaaaattaatatataaaattataaaaatatttaaaaatataattaaaatacaaaagtgACAGTTATACCGTTCTcgttatatattttaaagtcatacattttaaatttttttttttaaattatcataaatCTTCATGtcaacaataaaaattaagttgaatttaaatttattataaaatttaaaattaattatttcattttttattataattgctTTGTGGCAAATCAATGAGCGATTATCAAACAGCTGACCTACGAATGTGCATCTGGCACTTCCATTGAAATTATTAGTATGAGATAATACCAATATCCATTATTAgtgtaaatttaataaaataataaattaggaTAGAGATGGCACCAATATCTTTTTGTAGCTAGCTAGTTGCTAGATGTATAGATGTAATAATAAGACCAATTGACTATTATATATTGAAACTTTGAATGAACATTAATTTGATTAAGTAGCTTAGTGTGCAAAATTGAGAAATAAACTatgttatattattatttttataatattaagacaataattttacaacCCGCAATACGCTGCTcttcggttcaaattgaaaaaaccgatcgaatcgaattgatttgaaaatttaatttgattttttatacatttcagttcggtttaatttttaatttcagaaattttgattatttcggttcggtttgattttactcagaaaaaaactgaaaaaaccgaaccgaatcgattagtgataataatatattttttcaataatatagagaaattaaatcatattaaaattaaaatattttaattaaaatttaaaatactaaaaataaagtaaaaaaataaaaaaattattaaaaatcaaaaccgatcaaaccgaaccgaattaa
The sequence above is a segment of the Manihot esculenta cultivar AM560-2 chromosome 5, M.esculenta_v8, whole genome shotgun sequence genome. Coding sequences within it:
- the LOC110615251 gene encoding receptor-like protein kinase 7 — its product is MSTASSCLVLFCFLCLFSALKSQSDELQILLNLKTAFHKSNTDVFNSWNSRDFICNFTGITCNSVNSVTEIELSNQNLVGFVPFDSICKLPSLEKLSLGFNSLSGSISDDLNKCTNLKYLDLGNNPFNGPFPKFSSLNQLQHLFLNWSMFSGVFPWKSLENITGLVTLSLGDNPFDTTPFPSEIVKLTKLNCLYLSNCSIGGKIPQEIGDLSELINLELSDNNISGEIPPQIGMLKNLWQLELYNNSLTGKLPAQIGNLTKLEKFDASMNYLEGGLSELRSLSNLVTLQLYENELSGEIPMEFGQFKKLVNLSLYGNKLTGPLPPQLGSWANFIFIDVSENYLTGLIPPDMCKQGTMDALLMLQNNFTGEIPASYASCTTLKRFRVSKNSLSGSIPAGIWGLPNVNIIDIEFNHFEGPVTSDIRNAKNLVQLFLGNNRLSGELPEEISRATSLFSIKLNDNKFSGKIPETIGELKRLSSLHLENNLLSGSIPESLGSCDSLSDLNIAHNLLSNQIPSSLGFLPTLNSLNLSENQLSGQIPNTLSSLRLSLLDLSHNRLTGRIPQSLSIEAYNGSFGGNSGLCSQTVSTFQRCKPEAGMSRDIRTLIACFGVGAALLVLSLVYFLYLKKKEKDHERSLKEESWDVKSFHVLSFGEDEILDSIKEENLIGKGGSGNVYKVALANGKDLAVKHIWNTDFGGRKKGWSTAPMLAKRGGKSTEFDAEVQTLSSIRHVNVVKLFCSITSEDSSLLVYEYMPNGSLWDSLHTTRKMKLDWETRYEIAVGAAKGLEYLHHGCDRPIIHRDVKSSNILLDEFLKPRIADFGLAKIVQANGGKDSTHVIAGTHGYIAPEYGYTYKVNEKCDVYSFGVVLMELVSGKRPIEPEYGDNKDIVDWVSSNLKSKERVLSIIDSRIPEFFKEDAVKVLRIAILCTERLPSLRPTMRKVVQMLGEAEPCKVVSIVITKDGASKIKEVTDTEKFNPDI